Proteins co-encoded in one Erinaceus europaeus chromosome X, mEriEur2.1, whole genome shotgun sequence genomic window:
- the LOC132535895 gene encoding EKC/KEOPS complex subunit LAGE3-like, translated as MGQPVWAALGPAQSPLGALDAMRASDDDDGAGPSGARGHYSPALRSCLQGFGTGAAPQQQQQQHRGADSLAAAAPPAAGLGAAHVGGQLLRFTLTVPFRSGVEAEMARRSLLPDAQGHQGLVQKEIFVDGTTLAVRWAAEDPMLFRVSVGAFLDKLSLVVRNIRRFGTPPLA; from the exons ATGGGGCAGCCTGTCTGGGCCGCGCTGGGCCCGGCGCAGAGCCCCCTGGGAGCCCTTGACG CCATGCGGGCTTCGGATGACGATGACGGCGCTGGCCCCAGCGGTGCGCGCGGCCACTACAGCCCGGCTCTGCGCAGCTGCCTGCAGGGGTTCGGTACCGGCGCTGccccgcagcagcagcagcagcagcaccgcGGCGCTGACAGCCTGGCAGCGGCGGCGCCCCCCGCCGCAGGGCTCGGGGCTGCGCACGTGGGCGGCCAGCTGCTGCGGTT CACGCTCACCGTGCCTTTCCGGTCCGGCGTGGAGGCGGAGATGGCCCGAAGGTCCCTCCTCCCCGATGCCCAGGGCCACCAAGGGTTGGTTCAGAAGGAGATCTTCGTGGACGGCACTACCTTGGCTGT TAGGTGGGCTGCTGAGGACCCCATGCTCTTCCGCGTGTCCGTCGGCGCCTTCCTGGACAAGCTCTCGCTGGTGGTTCGGAACATCCGCCGCTTTGGGACCCCTCCGCTAGCCTGA
- the LOC103127412 gene encoding dnaJ homolog subfamily C member 9-like gives MASRACIVECRRLSLLHITTASQHPPGPGAIAPPMWYPSWDEAGTDGKGTTGLLELCEPVFGTADPYQVLGVRREATEASDGQVRRGYHKVSQQVHPDQVGEGDGDEEDAARSFQILGKVYSALSDREQRAGHDEQGLVDEESDVLNQDRDWETYWRLLFKKTTLQDIQAVEKTYKGSEEELPDSQQAYLDFEGDMDQRMESVLCVEYTDEPRIRSIIQQATDDGQVPSYKAFAKESKQKVNARKRRACVPATEVQKGTSDPRVAGTKCCPGHSLHSVCAQRGPQGTQSAAHPVQGPGQLSLPAAGQQDEQPGTMGSGGPGV, from the exons ATGGCAAGCAGAGCCTGCATCGTCGAATGCCGCCGAT TGTCGCTGCTCCACATCACCACAGCGTCGCAACATCCTCCAGGCCCTGgggccatagcacctcccatgtggtacccaAGCTGGGACGAGGCCGGCACCGATGGCAAG GGAACCACGGGGCTGCTGGAGCTGTGCGAGCCAGTGTTCGGCACCGCCGACCCGTACCAGGTGCTCGGCGTGCGGCGCGAGGCCACCGAGGCCTCCGACGGCCAGGTGCGGCGCGGCTACCACAAGGTGTCCCAGCAGGTGCACCCGGATCAGGTGGGCGAAGGCGACGGCGACGAGGAGGACGCAGCCCGCAGCTTCCAGATTCTCGGGAAAGTCTACTCGGCCCTGAGTGACCGGGAGCAGAGGGCTGGGCACGACGAGCAGGGGCTGGTGGACGAGGAGTccgatgtgctcaaccaggatcGGGACTGGGAAACCTACTGGAGGTTACTCTTCAAAAAGACAACGCTCCAAGATATTCAGGCTGTTGAAAAGACATATAAAGGTTCTGAAGAAGAGCTGCCTGACAGTCAACAGGCTTATCTGGACTTCGAGGGTGATATGGATCAGCGCATGGAGTCTGTGCTTTGTGTGGAATACACTGATGAACCCAGGATAAGGAGCATTATCCAGCAAGCTACTGATGATGGCCAAGTTCCGTCCTATAAAGCCTTTGCCAAAGAATCAAAGCAAAAGGTAAATGCAAGGAAAAGAAGG GCCTGTGTCCCTGCCACAGAGGTGCAGAAGGGAACCAGTGACCCCAGAGTGGCCGGCACCAAG TGCTGCCCTGGGCACAGCCTCCACAGCGTGTGCGCCCAGAGAGGACCCCAGGGGACACAGAGCGCTGCGCACCCGGTCCAGGGCCCCGGTCAGCTCAGCCTGCCGGCTGCCGGACAGCAGGACGAGCAGCCAGGGACCATGGGGTCTGGGGGGCCCGGGGTCTAg
- the LOC103127409 gene encoding olfactory receptor 1D2-like: MAKGNLTGTSEFLLLGLSEVPEHQLLLFISFLSMYLVAVLGNLLIVLAISSTPQLHMPMYFFIASLSCVDVCFTSVTMPKMLLNIHSHSPAIPFAGCLAQMYFLILFLELDNVLLAVMAYDRFVAICHPLHYATVMSPKFCATSLLVALVVTNVYPLTHIVLIARMSFCASVRIRHMFCELYALLQLSCSDIRSNELTVYTLGSLLFVTPFLFISFSYTRIFAAILRLPSSQSRLKAFSTCSSHLAVVSLFYGTLFGVYLRPSSSYTVGDSVATVLYAVVAPMLNPFIYSLRNKAMKEAVRGLLSRRQPSSW; encoded by the coding sequence ATGGCAAAAGGCAACCTCACTGGCACTTCAGAATTCCTCCTGCTGGGACTGTCCGAGGTGCCTGAACACCAGCTCCTCCTCTTCATCTCGTTCCTGTCCATGTACCTGGTCGCTGTCCTGGGGAACCTGCTCATCGTCCTGGCCATTAGCTCCACCCCCCAGCTCCACATGCCCATGTACTTCTTCATAGCCAGCCTGTCGTGTGTCGATGTCTGCTTCACCTCTGTCACCATGCCCAAGATGCTGCTCAACATCCACAGCCACAGCCCGGCCATCCCCTTTGCTGGGTGCCTCGCTCAGATGTactttctgattctctttctaGAACTGGACAATGTGCTTTTGGCAGTGATGGCCTATGACAGGTTTGTGGCTATCTGCCACCCTCTTCACTATGCCACAGTCATGAGCCCCAAATTCTGCGCCACCTCACTGTTGGTGGCTTTGGTTGTCACCAACGTCTACCCCTTGACGCACATCGTGCTGATCGCCCGGATGTCCTTCTGTGCGAGCGTCAGGATTCGCCACATGTTCTGTGAGCTCTACGCGCTGCTCCAGCTTTCCTGCTCAGACATCCGCAGCAACGAGCTGACTGTGTACACTCTGGGGAGTCTCCTCtttgtcacccccttcctcttcatctccttctcctacACGCGCATCTTTGCAGCCATCTTAAGACTTCCTTCCTCTCAGAGCAGGCTGAAAGCCTTTTCCACGTGCAGTTCTCACTTGGCGGTAGTGTCGCTGTTCTATGGGACCCTGTTTGGCGTGTATCTGCGACCTTCATCCTCCTACACAGTGGGAGACTCTGTGGCCACTGTGCTCTACGCAGTGGTGGCTCCCATGCTCAACCCGTTCATCTACAGTCTAAGAAACAAGGCTATGAAGGAAGCTGTGCGGGGCCTCCTCAGCAGGAGGCAGCCTAGCTCATGGTGA
- the LOC132535896 gene encoding EKC/KEOPS complex subunit LAGE3-like has product MAQPASAVDAVASPEAEATGRWGSLLECSLVVPFLTPLDADIACWFLGPEAERQRQVLYKRLTVLGSNLVIVLRSEDPCLLRMCLDFLLDQLSVVLQAMQHCCPRAR; this is encoded by the exons ATGGCGCAGCCAGCCAGTGCGGTAGATGCCGTGGCGAGCCCCGAGGCGGAGGCCACAGGCCGGTGGGGCAGCCTGCTGGAGTG CTCCCTGGTGGTGCCCTTCCTGACCCCGCTGGACGCCGACATTGCCTGCTGGTTCCTGGGCCCCGAGGCGGAGCGCCAGCGCCAAGTGTTGTACAAGAGGCTGACGGTGCTGGGCAGCAACCTGGTGAT CGTTCTGCGCTCCGAGGACCCCTGCCTGCTCCGGATGTGCCTGGACTTCCTGCTGGACCAGCTGTCCGTGGTGCTGCAGGCCATGCAGCACTGCTGCCCCCGCGCCCGCTAA